In one Rhopalosiphum padi isolate XX-2018 chromosome 3, ASM2088224v1, whole genome shotgun sequence genomic region, the following are encoded:
- the LOC132927217 gene encoding protein O-glucosyltransferase 2-like → MCTFSSITFILFFAILKFDGLHSTDTTIWGPGLNPLIVLPARYFYVQYDQEIFNIADFNVLISGKTKNGNNCRIWTNILDRKDASFIVRYKLYEVCYEFRILVENKKTLKKYWNHFEQGPIYPDECDCSKVSIDTWLSNTKCRTNIEQINNDLNQFKNVNFKTVFGKMAKFYSQHPHSTSVCHYVVKNNLIFRKCYGEYTGFKMFMDNLLLSLNRKVFLPDLEFFVNLGDWPLSSPKELFPLFSWCGSNYSVDIVMPTYDITESALENMGRVTLDMLSVQGNIEKPWSQKIEKGFWMGRDSSKHRLNLIELSKSNPDILNASITNFFFYKELKEKYGPGKKPISFFKFFDYKYLLNIDGTVAAYRFPYLLVGDSLVFKQESEYYEHFYSELIPWVHYVPIKRHLDDLLGLIDIMMSDDKTARKISLNGQKYAREHLAPHNILGYYLLLFQNYSKFLTSVEVRPNMDEVISTPNSHNQIPCQCEPEPSMINIKTEL, encoded by the exons ATGTGTACCTTCAGTAGCAttacatttatacttttttttgccATTCTCAAATTTGATGGATTACACTCCACCGACACAACAATTTGGGGACCTGGTCTCAATCCATTAATTGTTTTGCCAGCTCGTTACTTTTACGTTCAGTATGATCAGGAAAT aTTTAATATTGCAgactttaatgttttaataagtggtaaaacaaaaaatggtaataattgTCGCATTTGGACAAATATCTTAGATAGAAAAGACGCATCATTTATAGTCCGATATAAATTGTATGAAGTTTGCTATGAATTCAGAATATtagtggaaaataaaaaaacattaaaaaagtaCTGGAATCATTTTGAACaag GACCAATTTATCCAGACGAATGTGACTGCTCAAAAGTATCAATTGATACATGGCTATCAAATACTAAATGCAGAACtaatattgaacaaattaataatgatcTCAATCAATTTaagaatgtaaattttaaaactgtatttgGGAAAATGGCTAAATTTTATAGTCAACACCCACATAGCACAAGTGTTTGTCATTATGTTGTCAAGAATAATTTA ataTTCCGAAAATGCTATGGAGAATATACAGGATTTAAGATGTTCATGGATAATTTATTACTGTCATTAAATCgaaag gtatttttaccAGATCTGGAGTTTTTTGTGAATTTGGGAGACTGGCCTTTATCATCACCTAAAGAACTATTTCCTTTATTTTCTTGGTGTGGATCAAATTATTCTGTTGATATTGTGATGCCTACATATGATATTACAGAATCAGCACTTGAAAATATGGGAAG GGTAACCTTAGATATGTTGTCAGTACAAGGCAACATCGAAAAACCATGGtcacaaaaaattgaaaaaggtTTTTGGATGGGCCGTGATTCTAGCAAACATCGGTTGAATCTCATTGAACTCAGTAAAAGCAATCCAGACATTCTCAATGCTTCGATAACAAACTTTTTCTTTTACAAAGAATTGAAAGAAAAATATGGTCCAGGAAAGAAGCCTATTTCTTTCTTTAAATTCTTCgat tacaaatacctattaaatattgatgGTACTGTAGCTGCTTATCGGTTTCCATATCTATTAGTGGGTGATTCATTGGTTTTCAAACAAGAATCTGAGtactatgaacatttttatagtgAACTGATACCATGGGTTCATTATGTGCCAATAAAAAGACATTTAGATGATTTGCTAGGTCTGATAGATATTATGATGAGCGATGATAAGACTGCaagaaaaatatcattaaacggCCAAAAATATGCAAGAGAACACTTAGCACCTCATAACATATTGGGAtattacttactattatttcaa AATTATAGCAAATTTTTGACCTCAGTAGAAGTTCGCCCCAATATGGATGAAGTGATAAGTACTCCCAACAGTCATAACCAAATACCCTGTCAATGTGAACCTGAACCTTCCATGATAAATATTAAGACAGAACTTTAA